Proteins encoded within one genomic window of Spirulina major PCC 6313:
- the sbcD gene encoding exonuclease subunit SbcD, whose product MTQADSPTPIKILHLSDIHLGSGLNHGRINPETGLNSRLEDFVQTLRTCIDRALAEPVDLVLFGGDAFPNATPLPYVQREFATQFRRLADAGIPTVLLVGNHDQQAQGVGGNSLSIYRTLAVPGFIIGDAIATHTIPTTHGPIQIITLPWLNNAALLTKPETAGLAMDEVNQKLIDRLRIVLEAEIRQCDPTLPTVLLAHVMADRATLGAERLLAVGKGFTLPASLFIRPELDYVALGHVHKHQNLNPNNDPPIIYPGSIDRVDFSEEKEEKGYVVVTVTKGSVQWDFCPVEVRPFRTIKLDVSSLDDPQTAIVRAIQKAPITDAVVRLIYQIRPEQLDQVDTQAFHEALAIAHHYSIRPELVSQLVRPRVPELNAARSLDPIEALQTYLDNHESLQTYREAMLAAAEHLLSAEEGKAIALPLFAQHD is encoded by the coding sequence ATGACCCAAGCCGATTCCCCCACCCCGATTAAAATTCTGCATCTTTCAGATATTCACCTCGGCAGCGGCCTCAACCATGGCCGGATTAATCCCGAAACGGGGTTAAATTCACGCCTAGAGGATTTCGTCCAAACCTTGCGGACTTGTATCGATCGCGCCCTGGCCGAGCCGGTGGATTTAGTTCTGTTTGGCGGGGATGCCTTTCCCAATGCCACCCCGTTACCCTATGTGCAGCGGGAGTTTGCGACCCAGTTCCGGCGTTTGGCCGATGCCGGGATTCCCACGGTTTTATTGGTGGGCAACCATGATCAACAGGCCCAGGGCGTGGGGGGTAATAGTTTATCGATCTATCGCACCTTGGCCGTGCCGGGGTTCATCATTGGGGATGCGATCGCTACCCATACCATCCCCACCACCCACGGCCCGATCCAAATCATTACCCTACCCTGGCTCAACAATGCCGCCCTGCTCACCAAGCCGGAAACCGCAGGCCTCGCCATGGATGAGGTCAACCAGAAACTGATCGACCGCTTACGAATCGTCCTCGAAGCCGAAATTCGCCAGTGTGACCCGACCCTGCCCACGGTACTCCTCGCCCATGTCATGGCCGATCGCGCCACCCTAGGAGCCGAGCGATTACTCGCGGTGGGCAAGGGGTTCACCCTGCCGGCGAGCCTCTTCATTCGCCCGGAACTGGACTATGTGGCCCTCGGCCATGTCCATAAACACCAAAACCTCAACCCCAACAATGACCCGCCGATCATCTATCCCGGCAGTATTGATCGGGTGGATTTTAGTGAGGAAAAGGAAGAGAAGGGCTATGTGGTGGTGACGGTGACGAAGGGATCGGTGCAATGGGACTTTTGCCCCGTTGAGGTGCGCCCCTTCCGGACGATTAAGCTCGATGTGTCCAGCCTCGATGACCCCCAAACGGCTATTGTGCGGGCGATTCAAAAGGCTCCGATCACCGATGCGGTGGTGCGCTTAATCTATCAAATTCGCCCCGAACAATTGGATCAGGTGGACACCCAAGCGTTTCACGAGGCGTTAGCGATCGCCCATCACTACAGCATTCGTCCGGAGTTGGTGAGTCAGTTGGTGCGTCCCCGCGTGCCGGAATTGAATGCGGCGCGATCGCTTGACCCCATCGAAGCCCTGCAAACCTATTTAGATAACCATGAATCATTGCAGACTTACCGCGAGGCGATGCTCGCCGCGGCCGAACACCTGTTAAGTGCGGAGGAGGGTAAAGCGATCGCGCTACCCCTCTTTGCCCAGCACGATTAA
- the sbcC gene encoding exonuclease subunit SbcC yields the protein MIPLQLTLKHFLSYGEATLDFRGLHTACICGANGAGKSSLLEAMTWVLWGKSRASSDDDVIQTGATSVRVDFTFISGEVTYRVIRSRPRGRSGELQFQVDSGEGNFRPLTEKGIRATQDKIIEVLKLDYDTFVNSAYLRQGRADEFMLRGASDRKKILADMLKLDQYERLADRAKETAKALNVKQAALLPRLDPLTERIAQRGAIAQQQTDIAAALTNLEQQHSQQQQELKELRKQNHERDRWAEQRHWQESRLRDFDADHHRLQQDHQALTRRMQALEALLNNQEAIAANHHQLQQWREQEATLASQFTADRTARQDRQRLERDLSQARNQIQLNIRETQTQLAAVEAQRRDLDPLLNQAESIEQRCQELAACRQRVQALDQLQLQVSPLLKQHNQLEIQLSQARAEFTAKQQQLQRERETLQHQKAAGAGLRQQLLTVGDQLTALDHKRTYQERVRSKTQAQHGRQTGLEAEYQALQRRIVELEQKWQLLQQPGADCPLCDRPLDESDRAHVLAKNQTEQERYREQLWLIQEQLTDCQQLQTRLQAEQAELERELADYDTLSQRANTLDHRLERIGEIQERLWEIDAELQTLDATLAAGHYAQDIQTELTQLQATLADLNYDEKTHSLARAQERKLQWAEAKANQLKEAQKKQADYDRLMPELRDRLQQDHQAIADLETTSDLAKEIKALDDRLAALGYDHQHHQDLRQQIRTHEQWELDHHHLQTAQNDYPPLQAQAAQMAQRLATQDRERQTLVQELATLLEQMQTLPDYRPAIERLEQEIHRRQSQLDDLKRQQGKIDQQLEELIQVEQDHNTMQGELKQIKHQIRVYEELGKAFGKNGIQALMIENLLPQLEAETNGILTRLTGNQLHVQFVTQRAGKGSSSRKKKTKMIDTLDILIADAQGTRPYETYSGGESFRINFSIRLALAKLLAQRSGAALQMLIIDEGFGTQDGDGCDRLVAAINAIAPDFACILTVTHMPQFKEAFQHRIEVAKGTNGSYLTLAS from the coding sequence ATGATTCCGCTGCAACTGACCCTCAAACATTTTCTCAGCTACGGCGAGGCAACCCTTGATTTTCGGGGTTTACATACGGCCTGCATTTGTGGGGCCAATGGGGCGGGGAAATCCTCACTCCTCGAAGCGATGACCTGGGTGCTGTGGGGGAAAAGCCGGGCCAGTAGTGATGATGATGTGATTCAAACCGGTGCAACGTCGGTGCGGGTGGATTTTACGTTTATCAGTGGTGAGGTGACCTATCGGGTGATTCGATCGCGCCCTAGGGGCCGCAGTGGTGAGTTGCAATTTCAGGTAGACAGTGGTGAAGGTAATTTTCGACCGTTGACCGAGAAAGGGATACGAGCCACCCAAGATAAGATTATCGAGGTGCTGAAGTTGGACTATGACACCTTTGTGAATTCGGCTTATCTGCGCCAGGGACGGGCTGATGAGTTTATGTTGCGGGGGGCGAGCGATCGCAAAAAAATCCTCGCAGATATGCTGAAGCTCGACCAATACGAACGCCTGGCCGATCGCGCCAAAGAGACCGCCAAAGCCTTAAACGTGAAACAAGCCGCCCTCCTGCCCCGCCTCGACCCTCTTACGGAGCGTATTGCCCAGCGAGGCGCGATCGCTCAACAGCAAACCGACATTGCCGCCGCCCTCACAAACCTCGAACAACAGCACAGCCAACAGCAACAGGAACTGAAGGAGTTACGCAAACAAAATCATGAACGCGATCGCTGGGCCGAGCAACGCCATTGGCAAGAAAGCCGCCTCCGAGATTTTGACGCAGATCATCATCGCCTCCAACAGGATCATCAAGCCCTGACCCGACGGATGCAGGCCCTAGAGGCCTTGTTGAACAATCAAGAGGCGATCGCCGCCAATCACCATCAACTCCAACAATGGCGCGAGCAAGAAGCCACCCTCGCCAGTCAATTCACCGCCGACCGAACCGCCCGCCAAGACCGCCAACGCCTAGAGCGCGACCTCAGCCAAGCCCGCAACCAAATCCAACTCAATATCCGCGAAACCCAAACCCAACTCGCCGCCGTCGAAGCCCAACGCCGCGACCTTGATCCGCTCTTGAATCAGGCCGAGAGCATCGAGCAACGGTGTCAAGAATTAGCCGCCTGCCGTCAACGGGTGCAGGCTTTGGATCAACTCCAACTCCAAGTTTCACCCCTCCTCAAGCAGCACAATCAACTCGAAATCCAATTAAGCCAAGCGCGGGCAGAGTTCACCGCCAAACAGCAGCAACTCCAGCGCGAACGGGAAACATTACAACACCAAAAGGCAGCGGGGGCGGGCTTGCGTCAACAGCTTTTGACCGTGGGAGACCAATTAACCGCCCTAGACCACAAACGCACCTATCAAGAGCGGGTGCGGTCGAAAACCCAAGCGCAGCATGGGCGACAAACGGGGCTAGAGGCGGAGTATCAGGCCTTGCAGCGGCGGATTGTGGAGCTAGAGCAAAAATGGCAGTTGTTGCAGCAACCGGGGGCGGATTGTCCCCTCTGCGATCGCCCCTTAGACGAGAGCGATCGCGCCCATGTCCTCGCAAAAAATCAGACCGAACAGGAACGGTATCGCGAACAACTGTGGCTGATCCAAGAACAACTCACCGACTGTCAGCAACTCCAAACCCGCCTCCAGGCCGAACAAGCGGAACTAGAGCGGGAACTCGCGGACTACGACACCCTCAGCCAACGGGCCAATACCCTCGATCATCGCCTCGAACGGATTGGCGAAATTCAAGAACGCCTCTGGGAGATTGATGCTGAATTGCAAACCCTCGACGCAACCCTCGCAGCGGGTCACTATGCCCAAGACATTCAAACGGAATTAACCCAACTGCAAGCCACCCTTGCTGACTTAAACTACGACGAAAAAACCCACAGCCTCGCCCGCGCCCAAGAACGTAAACTCCAATGGGCAGAAGCCAAGGCCAACCAATTAAAAGAGGCCCAAAAAAAGCAGGCAGACTACGATCGCCTCATGCCGGAATTGCGCGATCGCCTCCAACAGGATCACCAAGCGATCGCTGATCTCGAAACCACCTCAGACCTCGCCAAGGAGATTAAAGCCCTTGATGATCGCCTCGCGGCCTTGGGCTACGATCACCAACACCATCAAGACCTGCGGCAACAGATTCGCACCCATGAACAATGGGAACTCGACCATCATCACCTCCAAACCGCCCAAAACGACTACCCCCCCTTACAAGCCCAAGCCGCGCAAATGGCCCAACGCTTAGCCACACAAGACCGCGAACGACAAACCCTCGTTCAGGAACTTGCCACCCTGCTTGAACAAATGCAAACCCTGCCGGACTATCGCCCCGCAATTGAGCGTCTAGAGCAGGAGATTCACCGCCGCCAAAGTCAACTGGATGACCTCAAACGTCAACAGGGCAAAATAGACCAACAACTCGAAGAACTGATCCAAGTCGAACAGGATCACAACACAATGCAAGGGGAATTAAAGCAAATTAAGCATCAAATCCGAGTCTATGAAGAGTTAGGAAAAGCCTTTGGTAAAAATGGGATTCAGGCGTTGATGATTGAGAATTTATTGCCTCAATTAGAAGCGGAAACCAATGGGATTTTGACACGCTTAACGGGGAATCAACTCCATGTGCAGTTTGTCACCCAGCGGGCGGGTAAGGGGTCAAGTTCACGCAAAAAAAAGACGAAAATGATCGACACCCTCGATATTTTAATCGCCGATGCTCAGGGGACGCGCCCCTACGAAACCTATTCGGGGGGGGAAAGTTTTCGGATTAATTTTTCGATTCGGTTGGCGTTGGCGAAATTGTTGGCCCAGCGATCGGGGGCGGCGTTGCAGATGTTGATTATTGATGAAGGATTTGGGACCCAGGACGGCGATGGGTGCGATCGCTTAGTGGCGGCGATTAATGCGATCGCGCCGGATTTTGCCTGTATTCTCACCGTCACCCACATGCCCCAATTTAAAGAGGCCTTTCAACACCGCATCGAAGTGGCGAAAGGTACAAACGGATCATATTTGACCCTCGCCAGTTAA
- the murI gene encoding glutamate racemase: MQHNRIGVFDSGLGGLTVFQALQQTLPHESILYFGDTARLPYGSRSKAEILQFVREILTWMTAENTKMVIMACNTSSALALEEVQSEFPMPILGIILPGAQAAVHRGQRVGVIATSATVASLAYPHAIHEADPTAQVWQMDCPDFVPLIESDRIHDPYTQQVAQNYLAPLLAQNIDTLIYGCTHYPHLAPVLRRILPPTVRCINPATFVAQAAARELHLMGLHNTQPLAVDHRFGVSGDPATFAHLAQKWLNQPLNVEKVHLPTVQSESASVQPVDSSG; encoded by the coding sequence ATGCAACACAATCGAATTGGTGTGTTTGATAGTGGACTCGGAGGCCTCACCGTCTTCCAAGCTCTCCAACAAACCTTGCCTCATGAATCCATTCTCTACTTCGGGGATACGGCGCGATTACCCTATGGGTCTCGGAGTAAAGCGGAAATTTTGCAGTTTGTCCGGGAAATTCTCACCTGGATGACGGCCGAAAACACCAAGATGGTGATCATGGCCTGTAACACCAGTTCCGCCCTCGCCCTCGAAGAAGTGCAGTCAGAATTTCCGATGCCGATCTTGGGAATCATTTTGCCCGGTGCGCAGGCGGCGGTGCATCGGGGGCAGCGGGTGGGGGTGATTGCGACATCGGCAACGGTGGCGAGTCTCGCCTATCCCCACGCGATTCACGAAGCAGATCCCACGGCACAGGTTTGGCAAATGGATTGCCCGGATTTTGTGCCGTTGATTGAGAGCGATCGCATCCACGACCCCTACACCCAACAGGTCGCCCAAAACTATCTTGCCCCCCTCCTCGCCCAAAACATCGACACGCTGATCTACGGCTGCACCCATTACCCCCACCTCGCCCCCGTCCTGCGCCGGATTCTGCCCCCCACCGTCCGCTGCATTAACCCCGCCACCTTCGTCGCCCAAGCGGCAGCGCGGGAACTCCACCTGATGGGCCTACACAACACCCAGCCCTTAGCCGTTGACCATCGGTTTGGGGTCAGCGGTGACCCGGCCACCTTTGCCCACTTGGCGCAAAAATGGCTCAATCAACCCCTTAACGTTGAAAAAGTCCACCTGCCGACGGTGCAGTCAGAATCTGCATCCGTTCAGCCGGTGGACTCAAGCGGGTGA
- a CDS encoding N-acetylmuramoyl-L-alanine amidase, protein MPSHLITRFSLVSSVLGLWFWAMPVEAARLIFWQFESDQNRLVFSTDEAVQPTARLLQNPTRLVIDLPGVNLSQLDPDQLRLPEGAAGAIASIQAVPMTDQDSRLLIELAEGYTLDPQQIEITGQTPTRWQVQLPAPTLTSRPAPRSSRLEAQAVSTINAIELGVGNQLLIRSDRAISGTKEWNQRDRVYQILIPNARVADAVAQSQLPVNSPISQLRVRQRGSTVEILVYPATNFDVGDLRQLSPNLLALAIDRQTTTSRPVPIPPTTSRPPTPIPPRTTPQPTTPLPRPSGRDLVAIDPGHGGRDPGAIGIGGLREKDVVLPISLEVSQILQQQGVQVIMTRSDDRFISLAGRTQIANRARADIFVSIHANAISMSRPDVNGVETFYYSSGYRLAQSIQNSILQSIQIRNRGVKQARFYVLRNSSMPAVLVEVGFVTGREDAPRLANPQFRSQMAQAIARGILLYLQQN, encoded by the coding sequence ATGCCATCCCACCTCATCACACGCTTCAGCCTTGTTTCGAGTGTTTTAGGTTTATGGTTTTGGGCAATGCCTGTGGAGGCGGCACGTCTAATCTTTTGGCAGTTTGAATCAGACCAAAATCGTCTTGTTTTTAGCACCGATGAGGCTGTTCAGCCAACGGCGCGTTTGCTTCAAAATCCAACTCGTTTGGTGATTGATCTGCCGGGGGTGAATCTGTCTCAGTTAGACCCGGATCAATTGCGTTTGCCGGAAGGGGCGGCGGGGGCGATCGCATCCATCCAAGCTGTGCCCATGACGGATCAAGACAGTCGCCTCCTGATCGAACTGGCGGAGGGCTACACCCTCGATCCACAACAAATCGAAATCACGGGCCAAACACCCACCCGTTGGCAGGTGCAATTACCAGCCCCCACGCTCACCTCGCGCCCGGCTCCGCGTTCCTCCCGCTTGGAAGCGCAGGCGGTGAGTACGATCAATGCCATTGAACTGGGGGTGGGCAATCAACTCCTGATTCGGAGCGATCGCGCCATCAGCGGCACTAAGGAATGGAATCAGCGCGATCGCGTCTATCAAATTCTGATTCCTAACGCCCGCGTCGCCGATGCCGTCGCCCAATCTCAACTCCCCGTCAACAGCCCCATCTCCCAATTGCGCGTCCGGCAACGGGGCAGCACCGTCGAAATTTTGGTGTATCCTGCCACCAACTTTGATGTAGGCGACCTCCGGCAACTCAGCCCCAACCTCCTCGCCCTGGCCATCGATCGCCAAACCACCACCAGCCGCCCCGTCCCGATTCCCCCCACCACATCGCGCCCCCCCACCCCGATCCCCCCCCGTACCACCCCCCAACCCACTACCCCCCTGCCCCGACCCAGTGGCCGCGACTTGGTGGCCATTGACCCCGGCCATGGGGGGCGTGATCCGGGTGCGATCGGCATTGGCGGTCTGCGGGAAAAAGATGTGGTCTTGCCGATTTCCCTCGAAGTCTCCCAGATTTTGCAGCAGCAGGGCGTTCAGGTGATCATGACTCGCTCCGACGATCGCTTCATCAGCCTCGCGGGACGCACCCAGATCGCCAACCGTGCCCGCGCTGATATTTTCGTCAGCATCCACGCCAACGCCATCAGCATGAGCCGCCCCGATGTGAACGGGGTTGAAACCTTTTACTATTCATCGGGGTATCGCCTCGCCCAATCAATTCAAAACAGTATTTTGCAATCGATTCAGATTCGCAATCGGGGCGTGAAGCAAGCCCGCTTTTATGTGCTGCGTAATTCATCAATGCCAGCGGTGCTCGTGGAAGTGGGCTTTGTCACCGGGCGCGAAGATGCACCCCGCTTGGCCAATCCCCAATTCCGCAGCCAAATGGCCCAGGCGATCGCACGGGGGATCTTGCTCTACCTGCAACAAAATTAA
- a CDS encoding cation:proton antiporter, which translates to MVELFSIPFFTFDAARSVPILATASESADSSMVLASVLLSLVVVYLASKIGGELCARINLPPVLGELVGGVVVGVSALQLLVFPGEGIAAENSLIIKFVELTTTLTPLGASAVFETQSEVISVLSELGVIILLFEIGLESKLDELIRVGPQAVVVAIVGVVAPFAAGTLGLVYLFHLPIVPSIFAGAALTATSIGITAKVLAEIGKLSSTEGQIIIGAAVLDDVLGIIVLAVVASLAKTGEVQVINIVYLIISAGTFLVGSILLGRYVIKPIYENLVGEMKTRGELLLTALVVVFILSYIATAIQLESILGAFAAGLILAETSQRSKLEKQVIPVADLLVPVFFVEVGARTNLGVLNPMNPTNREGLVIAAFLIVVAIVGKVITGFTVFGQQGDLKKLAIGVGMIPRGEVGLVFAGVGAESGVLSSSTEAAIIMMVISTTFLAPPLLRIVFRDPEPTASETSEAGG; encoded by the coding sequence ATGGTTGAATTATTTTCCATCCCCTTCTTCACCTTCGATGCTGCTCGATCCGTCCCCATCCTAGCGACAGCGTCAGAATCAGCCGACAGTTCGATGGTGCTTGCCAGCGTCCTCCTCAGCCTCGTTGTGGTCTATCTAGCCAGCAAAATTGGGGGGGAACTCTGCGCCCGGATTAATCTTCCCCCGGTGCTCGGTGAACTTGTCGGCGGCGTTGTCGTCGGGGTCTCGGCCCTCCAACTCCTGGTGTTCCCTGGCGAAGGAATCGCCGCTGAAAATTCACTGATCATCAAATTTGTTGAACTGACCACCACCCTCACCCCCTTAGGGGCCAGTGCAGTTTTTGAAACGCAAAGTGAAGTGATTTCAGTGCTGTCCGAACTGGGGGTGATTATTCTCCTGTTTGAAATTGGCCTCGAATCCAAACTCGATGAACTGATCCGCGTTGGCCCCCAGGCCGTGGTCGTCGCGATCGTTGGGGTTGTGGCTCCCTTTGCCGCCGGAACTCTCGGCTTGGTCTATTTGTTTCATCTGCCCATTGTTCCCTCAATTTTCGCCGGGGCAGCATTAACGGCCACCAGCATCGGCATTACAGCGAAGGTGCTCGCTGAAATTGGCAAACTGTCGTCTACGGAAGGACAAATTATCATCGGGGCGGCGGTGCTCGATGATGTACTGGGCATTATTGTCCTGGCGGTGGTGGCGAGTTTGGCGAAAACCGGCGAAGTGCAGGTGATAAATATTGTTTATCTGATCATTAGTGCCGGAACGTTTTTGGTGGGGTCGATTTTGCTCGGTCGCTATGTGATTAAACCCATCTACGAAAATTTGGTGGGAGAAATGAAGACCAGGGGTGAACTACTGCTGACGGCGTTGGTGGTGGTGTTTATCCTGTCCTATATTGCGACAGCGATTCAGTTGGAATCAATTCTTGGTGCGTTTGCAGCGGGGTTAATTCTGGCGGAAACCTCCCAACGCTCCAAGTTAGAAAAACAGGTGATTCCGGTGGCGGATTTACTGGTGCCGGTGTTTTTTGTGGAAGTGGGGGCCCGGACGAATTTGGGGGTGCTGAACCCGATGAATCCGACGAATCGCGAAGGCTTGGTGATTGCGGCTTTCCTGATTGTGGTGGCGATCGTGGGCAAGGTGATTACAGGATTTACCGTGTTTGGTCAACAGGGTGACTTGAAAAAGTTAGCCATTGGTGTTGGCATGATTCCGAGGGGAGAAGTGGGCCTCGTCTTTGCGGGTGTAGGTGCAGAGAGTGGAGTGCTATCATCATCGACGGAAGCCGCCATTATTATGATGGTGATTTCCACGACCTTCCTGGCCCCTCCCCTGTTACGTATTGTGTTTCGTGACCCGGAGCCCACTGCCTCGGAGACTTCGGAGGCAGGCGGATAA
- a CDS encoding ABC1 kinase family protein, which yields MSQSLLSTDDVTGQRYDPEAIAQYYYRRPWIVIGRAISVAFLLGTFAIRLILDRWRDPQHKNKPKRATELRDILTQLGPTFIKVGQALSTRPDLIHPDFLDELIKLQDQLPPFDTKTAFAIIERELDRPVQEIYQDISPQPIAAASLGQVYRATLYSGEAVAVKVQRPHLLPVVTRDLFLMRWAAGWLAPWLPLNLGHDLSLIVDEFGGKLFEEIDYINEARNAERFATNFRDDPTVKVPDIYWRYTSHRVLTLEWINGFKLTDTESAKAAGIDPNEVIKIGVVSGLRQLLEFGFFHADPHPGNLFAMADGRMAYIDFGMMDQLEEETKETIAASIVHLINRDYYALAHDFNVLGFLTPDTDMTPIIPALERVLGNAIGESVGNFNFKTITDEFSALMYDYPFRVPAKFSLIIRSLVTQEGLALTLDPNFKIVEIAYPYVAQRLLKGESPAMRRRLLEVLFQDGKFHWARLENMLLIAQTDGQFDLLPTAQLGIQYLFSEEGQYLRNQILLALTENDRLHTEEVQRIWNLVKHEFEPNRLLHVAWNAFRDLSSEQVAAFVRPDSTQTPSAA from the coding sequence GTGAGTCAGTCTCTGCTTTCCACCGATGATGTAACCGGACAACGCTACGATCCTGAAGCGATCGCACAATACTATTACCGACGACCCTGGATTGTGATCGGACGCGCCATCTCCGTCGCATTCCTCTTGGGTACTTTTGCAATCCGTCTCATCCTCGATCGGTGGCGAGACCCGCAGCACAAAAACAAACCCAAACGCGCCACCGAACTCCGCGACATCCTGACCCAACTGGGGCCCACCTTCATCAAAGTCGGTCAAGCCCTATCCACCCGACCGGACTTGATTCACCCTGACTTCCTCGATGAACTGATCAAACTCCAAGACCAACTCCCCCCCTTCGACACCAAAACCGCTTTTGCGATTATTGAGCGCGAACTCGATCGCCCCGTCCAGGAAATCTACCAAGACATTTCGCCCCAACCGATCGCAGCCGCCAGCTTAGGCCAGGTCTATCGCGCCACCCTCTACAGCGGTGAAGCCGTCGCCGTCAAAGTCCAGCGTCCTCACCTCTTGCCCGTGGTCACCCGCGATCTTTTTCTCATGCGCTGGGCGGCAGGGTGGCTCGCACCTTGGCTCCCCTTAAATTTGGGCCATGACTTGAGTTTGATTGTGGATGAATTTGGCGGCAAACTCTTTGAAGAGATCGACTACATCAACGAAGCCCGTAACGCAGAACGCTTTGCCACCAATTTCCGCGATGATCCCACCGTTAAAGTCCCGGATATCTATTGGCGTTACACCAGCCATCGTGTCCTCACCCTGGAATGGATCAACGGGTTTAAACTGACGGACACTGAAAGCGCCAAAGCCGCTGGCATTGACCCCAATGAAGTGATCAAAATTGGGGTGGTTTCCGGCCTCCGCCAGCTTTTAGAATTCGGCTTTTTCCACGCCGATCCCCATCCCGGAAACCTGTTTGCGATGGCGGATGGCCGCATGGCCTACATCGACTTTGGGATGATGGATCAACTTGAAGAAGAAACCAAAGAAACGATCGCAGCCTCGATTGTGCATCTGATCAACCGGGATTACTACGCCCTCGCCCATGATTTTAATGTTCTTGGCTTCTTGACCCCAGACACGGATATGACCCCGATTATCCCAGCCCTAGAGCGGGTGTTGGGAAATGCGATCGGGGAGAGTGTTGGGAACTTTAACTTCAAAACCATCACCGATGAATTCTCAGCGTTGATGTATGACTACCCCTTCCGCGTGCCGGCGAAATTCTCCTTGATTATTCGCTCCCTCGTCACCCAAGAAGGCCTCGCCCTCACCCTTGATCCCAACTTTAAAATTGTCGAAATCGCCTATCCCTACGTGGCTCAACGCCTCCTGAAAGGGGAATCCCCCGCGATGCGTCGCCGCTTGTTAGAGGTGCTGTTCCAAGATGGAAAATTCCATTGGGCACGGTTAGAAAATATGCTGTTAATTGCCCAAACTGATGGGCAGTTTGATTTGCTGCCCACGGCGCAATTGGGGATTCAATACCTGTTTTCAGAAGAGGGGCAATATTTGCGCAATCAAATTTTGCTGGCGCTGACGGAAAACGATCGCCTCCACACCGAAGAAGTCCAACGGATTTGGAATTTGGTGAAGCATGAATTTGAACCGAATCGCCTCCTCCATGTGGCGTGGAATGCGTTTCGGGATCTTTCCTCTGAACAGGTGGCTGCGTTTGTCCGCCCAGACTCCACTCAAACACCCTCTGCGGCCTAG